One part of the Rutidosis leptorrhynchoides isolate AG116_Rl617_1_P2 chromosome 1, CSIRO_AGI_Rlap_v1, whole genome shotgun sequence genome encodes these proteins:
- the LOC139885931 gene encoding metal tolerance protein 10-like, with the protein MEKHFEDGGTGTCSRSAVNTSDSSSWRLDINQFRLPQSSSRDRESSSLRRLLLPTPKKQIKVKAYYQKQEELFEGFNEMETMSKSDFLPGALTEDEMKNLARSERMAIYVSNIANLVLFLAKVYASYESRSLAVIASTLDSFLDLLSGFILWFTSNAMRNPNQYHYPIGKNRMQPVGIIVFASVMATLGFQILLESARELLAGTHPNKDHDKEMWVIGIMVIVTAVKFILMVYCRRFKNEIVRAYAQDHFFDVITNSVGLAATVLAIRYKWWIDPVGAIIIALYTINTWAKTVMENVWSLIGRTAPPEFLAKLTYLVWNHHEEIKHIDTVRAYTFGTHYFVEVDIVLPKDMMVSEAHNIGEMLQIKLEQLAEVERAFVHIDFEFTHAPEHKGKV; encoded by the exons ATGGAGAAGCATTTTGAAGATGGAGGTACTGGTACTTGTTCTCGTTCTGCAGTTAATACGAGCGATTCTTCATCATGGAGACTTGACATCAACCAATTTCGGTTACCACAATCTTCTTCACGCGATCGTGAATCTTCTTCTCTTCGACGATTGCTTCTCCCTACTCCAA AGAAACAGATAAAAGTTAAAGCATATTACCAGAAACAGGAAGAGCTTTTTGAAGGGTTCAATGAGATGGAAACAATGAGCAAATCAGATTTTCTACCAGGAGCCCTAACTGAG GATGAAATGAAGAATCTTGCTCGCAGCGAGAGAATGGCGATCTATGTATCCAACATAGCTAACTTGGTTCTTTTCCTGGCTAAAGTTTATGCATCTTATGAGAGTAGATCGTTAGCAGTTATCGCGTCAACTTTGGATTCATTTCTGGACTTGTTATCCGGATTTATTCTATGGTTTACTTCAAATGCCATGAGAAATCCTAATCAATATCACTATCCAATCGGAAAGAATAGGATGCAACCCGTT GGGATCATTGTTTTCGCATCAGTAATGGCAACACTTGGTTTCCAAATATTGCTAGAGTCTGCAAGAGAACTCCTTGCAGGG ACTCACCCTAACAAAGATCATGATAAGGAAATGTGGGTGATTGGTATCATGGTTATTGTGACTGCAGTCAAATTTATTCTCATGGTTTATTGTCGAAGATTTAAGAACGAAATAGTGAGAGCCTACGCTCAAGATCATTTCTTCGATGTCATCACAAATTCAGTTGGGTTAGCCGCTACCGTCTTAGCCATACGTTACAAATGGTGGATTGATCCCGTTGGAGCTATTATT ATAGCGCTCTACACTATAAATACATGGGCGAAGACGGTTATGGAGAATGTATGGTCATTGATTGGGAGAACGGCTCCACCTGAGTTCTTGGCGAAATTGACATATTTGGTATGGAATCATCATGAAGAAATAAAACACATTGATACAGTTAGAGCGTATACCTTCGGAACTCACTACTTTGTAGAAGTAGATATAGTTTTGCCCAAAGATATGATGGTGAGTGAGGCGCATAATATTGGTGAAATGTTGCAAATAAAACTAGAGCAATTAGCGGAAGTTGAACGAGCGTTTGTTCATATTGATTTTGAGTTCACTCATGCACCTGAACACAAAGGAAAGGTTTGA